In Treponema pectinovorum, a single genomic region encodes these proteins:
- a CDS encoding AMP-dependent synthetase/ligase: protein MPHYTFVNLPKNLPLLIKLRSEEVPQITLQASKNADGIFEYFSYSSVYSDVLSLAWQFKKLGIKKGENVAFISDNCREWLLTDYALLSLGAVDVPRGCDSMGNEIRFIISFADCKFGVFENQAQVEKVLQKIEEVPLLKTVIVFRKMNEKVEELVKDAGLKLIYFDQLLETARNEFNGEKEKITKEIEDGMQNIQSDDNATIIFTSGTTGTPKGVMLTHGNYMSQLSVIHNFLPARAGDMWLSVLPVWHSFERLIQYVAPVLKNGLAYSKPVGQILLSDMAVIKPTWMCGVPRLWEALAKGVKKAVQKKGGLSLKLFNFFVKIGGLYADQKDKVLGHVCRIKKRNKAFDFVCGLIPFCLLFPLKKLGDVLVFSKLRQKFGGKLSVAISGGGALQKDIDDFYRAVGLNLLEGYGLTETCPVISFRNPKEPRPGCVGAIFPTMEVKILKEEHGVVIDEKPLLPGECGLIFVRSKQVMKGYYKRPDLTEKVIDKNGWFNTGDLGIRTWDEELKITGRAKDTIVLLDGENIEPAVIEAELLTSDFIESVMVTGQDKKYLGALIVPYKDAVENFAKEERIECPSYEALLKNPKITKLFEEIVSNSISHSRGFRICEKIYKIALLPKSFEVGIELSAKQEMMRYKIEEIYADIIKGLFE, encoded by the coding sequence ATGCCACATTACACTTTTGTTAATCTCCCAAAAAATTTACCGTTGTTGATAAAACTCCGGTCAGAAGAAGTTCCACAAATTACGTTGCAGGCGTCTAAAAATGCGGATGGAATTTTTGAATACTTTTCTTATTCTTCTGTCTATAGCGATGTTTTATCCCTTGCCTGGCAGTTTAAAAAACTCGGAATAAAAAAAGGTGAAAATGTTGCCTTCATATCCGACAACTGCCGTGAATGGCTTTTAACGGATTATGCACTTTTGAGTCTTGGTGCTGTAGATGTTCCACGAGGCTGCGATTCAATGGGAAATGAAATTCGCTTTATAATTTCGTTTGCCGATTGCAAATTTGGTGTTTTTGAAAACCAAGCACAAGTTGAAAAAGTATTGCAAAAAATCGAAGAAGTTCCTCTTTTAAAGACAGTAATCGTGTTTAGAAAGATGAATGAAAAAGTCGAAGAACTTGTAAAAGATGCAGGTTTAAAACTTATTTATTTTGATCAACTACTAGAGACAGCTCGCAACGAATTTAATGGCGAAAAAGAAAAAATCACAAAAGAAATAGAAGATGGAATGCAAAACATTCAAAGCGACGATAACGCGACAATAATCTTTACTTCCGGAACAACAGGAACGCCAAAAGGTGTTATGCTCACTCACGGTAATTATATGAGCCAGCTTTCTGTAATTCACAACTTTTTGCCTGCTCGTGCAGGAGATATGTGGCTTTCGGTTCTTCCTGTATGGCACAGTTTTGAGCGTCTTATTCAATATGTTGCACCTGTGCTAAAAAATGGACTTGCTTATTCAAAACCTGTTGGTCAGATTTTGCTTTCAGATATGGCAGTTATAAAACCTACTTGGATGTGCGGAGTTCCTAGACTTTGGGAAGCGCTTGCAAAAGGCGTAAAAAAAGCAGTTCAAAAAAAAGGTGGACTTTCTCTAAAACTGTTTAACTTTTTTGTTAAAATCGGCGGACTTTACGCAGATCAAAAAGACAAGGTTTTGGGACACGTTTGCAGGATAAAAAAACGCAATAAGGCTTTTGACTTTGTCTGCGGTCTTATTCCTTTTTGCCTTTTGTTTCCTCTAAAAAAACTTGGCGATGTTTTGGTATTTTCAAAACTCAGGCAGAAATTTGGAGGAAAACTTTCTGTCGCTATAAGCGGCGGCGGAGCTTTGCAAAAGGATATCGATGACTTTTATAGGGCTGTTGGCTTAAACCTCTTGGAAGGCTACGGTCTTACAGAAACTTGCCCTGTAATATCGTTTAGAAATCCAAAGGAGCCTCGTCCTGGCTGTGTTGGTGCGATATTTCCAACGATGGAAGTAAAAATTCTAAAAGAAGAGCACGGTGTTGTAATTGATGAAAAGCCACTTCTTCCTGGGGAGTGTGGATTGATTTTTGTCCGCTCAAAACAGGTGATGAAAGGTTATTACAAGCGACCTGATTTAACGGAAAAAGTGATAGATAAAAACGGTTGGTTTAACACAGGCGATTTGGGAATTCGCACTTGGGATGAAGAATTAAAGATAACTGGTAGAGCAAAGGATACGATTGTATTGCTCGATGGTGAAAATATTGAACCTGCCGTTATAGAAGCAGAGCTTTTGACCAGCGATTTTATTGAAAGCGTAATGGTTACGGGGCAGGATAAAAAGTATCTTGGTGCTTTAATCGTTCCTTATAAAGATGCAGTTGAAAATTTTGCAAAAGAAGAGAGGATAGAATGCCCATCTTATGAGGCTCTTCTAAAAAATCCTAAAATTACAAAACTGTTTGAAGAAATTGTCAGCAATTCTATAAGTCATTCGCGAGGTTTTAGAATTTGCGAGAAGATTTATAAGATTGCTCTTTTGCCAAAGAGTTTTGAAGTTGGAATTGAATTGAGCGCAAAACAGGAAATGATGCGCTACAAGATTGAAGAAATCTATGCTGATATAATAAAAGGGCTTTTTGAATAA
- a CDS encoding ABC transporter substrate-binding protein gives MKKILGIVGSLLILTTLFSCSKKNQNAGELVVYGSCEEEYLAAACAKFEQLTGVKTSYQRLSTGEVLTKIGEENGKPSADVWFGGTTDPYNEAASKGLFLKYAAKNAKHLVGSQFKDPDNNWYGIYRGILGFFWNKEEMSRLNLEPPRDWDDLTNPKYKGLISFANPNTAGTGKLIVNTMVQMKGEKPAMEYFAKVDKNIAQYTKSGSGPSKLVPKGEVVIGIGFLHDVVYQIVDNGYNNIEMTAPASGTSYEIGATAIFKGAKNEENAKKWIEFALSPDCVDLAQENGSYQFLVIDNAKPVEIAVKAGLDKIETINYNFTDAKTNGPKYYAEFFEVIANDDRVKTK, from the coding sequence ATGAAAAAAATACTCGGCATCGTAGGTTCGTTATTGATTCTTACAACGCTTTTTTCATGCAGCAAAAAAAATCAAAATGCTGGAGAGTTGGTTGTTTACGGTTCTTGCGAAGAAGAATATCTTGCAGCCGCTTGTGCAAAGTTTGAACAGCTCACAGGAGTAAAAACTTCTTATCAAAGGCTTTCCACTGGAGAAGTTTTAACCAAAATTGGCGAAGAAAACGGCAAACCTTCTGCAGACGTATGGTTTGGTGGAACTACAGACCCGTATAACGAAGCGGCAAGCAAAGGCTTATTTTTAAAGTATGCTGCAAAAAATGCAAAGCACCTTGTTGGCAGTCAATTCAAAGACCCAGACAATAACTGGTACGGAATATATCGTGGAATTTTGGGATTTTTCTGGAACAAAGAAGAAATGTCGCGTTTAAATCTTGAACCACCTCGCGACTGGGACGATTTAACAAATCCTAAATACAAGGGACTCATATCTTTTGCAAATCCTAATACTGCTGGAACTGGCAAACTTATTGTAAACACGATGGTTCAGATGAAAGGCGAAAAACCTGCTATGGAATATTTTGCAAAGGTTGATAAAAACATCGCTCAGTACACAAAATCAGGTTCAGGACCTTCTAAACTTGTTCCAAAGGGAGAAGTTGTAATTGGAATCGGATTTTTGCACGATGTTGTATACCAAATTGTAGACAACGGTTACAACAACATAGAGATGACCGCTCCTGCTTCTGGCACTTCTTACGAAATTGGAGCAACAGCAATCTTTAAAGGTGCAAAGAACGAAGAAAATGCAAAAAAATGGATTGAATTCGCTCTTTCTCCAGACTGTGTAGACTTGGCACAAGAAAACGGCTCTTATCAGTTTCTCGTAATAGACAATGCAAAACCTGTTGAAATTGCAGTAAAGGCTGGTTTAGATAAGATTGAAACTATAAATTACAACTTTACAGATGCAAAAACCAACGGTCCAAAATACTATGCAGAATTCTTTGAAGTTATTGCAAACGATGACCGCGTAAAAACAAAGTAA
- the gap gene encoding type I glyceraldehyde-3-phosphate dehydrogenase has protein sequence MAVKVAINGFGRIGRLAFRQMFSADGYEVVAINDLTKPSMLAHLLKYDTAQGGYAGKFGENLHTVSADDEKGTITVDGKVLKIYAEKDAANCPWKELKVDVVLECTGFYTSKEKSQAHINAGARKVVISAPAGNDLPTIVYNVNHKTLTKNDNIISAASCTTNCLAPMAKALNDFAPIQSGIMSTIHAYTGDQMILDGPHRKGDLRRARAGAANIVPNSTGAAKAIGLVIPELNGKLIGSAQRVPTPTGSTTMLFAVIKTNKEVTKDAINAAMKAQVTESFGYTEDEIVSSDVIGMRFGSLFDATQTMVSKIGDDLYQVEVVSWYDNENSYTSQMVRTIKYFSENC, from the coding sequence ATGGCAGTAAAAGTTGCTATTAACGGTTTTGGTCGCATCGGACGTCTTGCATTCCGTCAGATGTTTTCTGCAGATGGTTATGAAGTAGTTGCAATCAACGATTTGACAAAACCTTCTATGCTTGCTCACCTTCTTAAGTATGATACAGCACAGGGTGGATATGCAGGAAAATTTGGTGAAAATCTTCACACAGTTTCTGCTGATGATGAAAAAGGAACAATCACAGTTGATGGAAAAGTTCTTAAAATTTATGCAGAAAAAGATGCAGCAAATTGTCCTTGGAAAGAACTCAAAGTTGACGTTGTACTCGAATGTACTGGTTTTTATACTTCAAAAGAAAAGTCTCAGGCTCATATAAATGCTGGTGCTCGCAAAGTTGTAATTTCTGCACCTGCTGGAAATGACCTTCCAACTATCGTTTATAATGTAAACCACAAGACCCTTACAAAAAATGATAACATCATTTCTGCTGCTTCTTGTACAACAAACTGTCTTGCTCCTATGGCAAAAGCATTGAACGATTTTGCTCCAATTCAGAGTGGAATTATGTCTACAATCCATGCTTACACTGGCGACCAGATGATTTTGGACGGTCCACACCGTAAGGGAGATTTGCGCCGTGCTCGTGCAGGTGCTGCAAACATCGTTCCTAACTCAACAGGAGCTGCAAAGGCTATTGGTCTTGTAATTCCAGAATTGAACGGAAAACTTATTGGTTCTGCTCAGCGTGTCCCAACACCAACTGGCTCTACAACAATGTTGTTTGCTGTAATTAAGACAAACAAAGAAGTTACAAAAGATGCAATCAATGCAGCAATGAAAGCTCAGGTTACAGAATCTTTTGGATATACAGAAGATGAAATCGTTTCTTCTGATGTAATCGGAATGCGCTTTGGTTCTCTCTTTGACGCAACTCAGACAATGGTTTCTAAGATAGGCGATGACCTCTATCAAGTTGAAGTTGTTTCTTGGTACGACAATGAAAACTCATACACTTCGCAGATGGTACGCACTATAAAATACTTCTCTGAAAACTGCTAA
- a CDS encoding DUF4230 domain-containing protein, whose protein sequence is MKVLTKKILQSLVFKIVFFAFVLCALGSGSYILKKKLTAISIHSNRSLISGELKNCQELSTLKYGYSEIVSIKKTRIAGLAKSFSIVRYSAVIRVGIIDFGKATIEVSATKKKVYVKLPVCEILSNEITDMEVFDEARSVFVPIATQEIFDLIKESQAEKQQSLIEAGIIKEAQERSVNLTKSILSALGFSDIRVE, encoded by the coding sequence ATGAAAGTTTTAACAAAGAAAATCCTTCAAAGTCTTGTTTTCAAAATCGTCTTTTTTGCCTTCGTTCTTTGCGCTTTAGGAAGCGGCTCATACATCTTAAAGAAAAAATTGACCGCAATTTCAATTCACAGCAATCGTTCATTGATTTCTGGCGAACTAAAAAATTGTCAGGAACTTTCTACTTTAAAATACGGGTATTCAGAAATCGTAAGCATAAAAAAGACTCGCATCGCAGGTCTTGCAAAATCGTTTAGCATAGTTCGTTATAGCGCAGTTATAAGGGTTGGAATAATAGATTTTGGCAAAGCGACTATAGAAGTTAGCGCTACAAAGAAAAAAGTTTATGTAAAGCTTCCCGTTTGCGAAATTTTAAGCAACGAAATTACAGATATGGAAGTTTTTGACGAAGCTAGGAGCGTCTTTGTTCCCATCGCAACTCAAGAAATATTTGACCTCATAAAAGAAAGCCAAGCAGAAAAACAGCAGTCTCTAATAGAAGCGGGGATAATAAAAGAAGCGCAGGAAAGGAGTGTAAACCTTACAAAAAGCATCCTCTCTGCGCTTGGTTTTTCAGATATTCGCGTTGAATGA
- a CDS encoding ABC transporter ATP-binding protein, with translation MENKNSKGVRLQNITKIYQDPKTKKDFNAVDDVTLDIKPGSFVTLLGPSGCGKTTTLRMIAGFESPDRGEIFLGEKSINALAPNKRDTAMVFQSYALLPHYNVFDNIAYGLKIRKLPKDEIKKRVSDMINLVELEGKEERMSNQLSGGQQQRVALARALVMQPGVLLFDEPLSNLDAKLRVMMRTEIRKIQQKLGITAIYVTHDQSEAMSLSDEIILMNKGKIAQKGTPQEIYYKPESRFVADFIGEVNFLTCKVLNCKGEDVDVEIAGKTLKASSNGKLAVGSNCNIVLRPENAKLCESGLFECRVVMSVFMGAYQYYEVEFEGEILKIHDYNPRGHKIFNAGDKAFLDFEGSSLHTL, from the coding sequence ATGGAAAACAAAAACTCAAAAGGCGTTCGCCTTCAAAACATAACAAAAATCTATCAGGATCCAAAAACAAAAAAGGATTTTAACGCTGTAGACGATGTAACTCTGGATATAAAACCAGGAAGTTTTGTAACTTTGCTTGGACCTTCTGGCTGCGGAAAGACCACCACTTTGCGCATGATAGCAGGTTTTGAAAGTCCAGACCGAGGCGAAATTTTCCTTGGAGAAAAATCTATAAATGCGCTTGCACCCAACAAACGCGATACAGCGATGGTTTTTCAAAGTTATGCGCTTTTGCCACATTACAACGTGTTTGACAACATTGCCTACGGCCTAAAAATAAGAAAACTTCCAAAGGACGAAATTAAAAAACGAGTTTCGGATATGATAAATCTAGTTGAATTGGAAGGCAAAGAAGAGAGAATGAGCAACCAGCTTTCTGGGGGACAACAGCAGAGAGTTGCCCTTGCACGTGCCTTGGTTATGCAGCCAGGTGTTTTGCTTTTTGACGAGCCGCTTTCCAACCTCGATGCAAAACTTAGAGTTATGATGCGAACCGAAATCCGAAAGATTCAGCAAAAATTGGGAATAACTGCAATCTATGTAACTCATGACCAAAGCGAAGCGATGAGCCTTTCCGACGAAATAATCCTTATGAATAAAGGAAAAATCGCACAAAAGGGAACGCCACAAGAAATATACTATAAGCCAGAAAGCCGTTTTGTTGCGGATTTTATTGGCGAAGTAAATTTTTTAACCTGCAAGGTTTTAAATTGTAAGGGCGAAGATGTAGATGTAGAAATTGCAGGCAAAACTTTAAAAGCTAGCAGCAACGGAAAACTTGCTGTAGGAAGCAACTGTAACATCGTTTTACGACCAGAAAACGCAAAACTTTGCGAAAGCGGGTTGTTTGAATGTCGCGTTGTGATGAGCGTTTTTATGGGAGCGTACCAGTATTATGAAGTTGAGTTTGAAGGCGAAATTTTAAAAATTCACGATTATAACCCACGAGGACACAAAATATTCAACGCTGGCGACAAGGCTTTTTTGGATTTTGAAGGTTCAAGCTTACACACATTGTAA
- a CDS encoding valine--tRNA ligase, translating to MKAIELEKAYNPKDFEDRIYSEWNEKGYFKPTSDEDSPVHSRKMLNIKYTVVIPPPNVTGVLHMGHGLNNTLQDVVVRYHRMKGDDTLWVPGTDHAGIATQNVVEKQLKAEGKSRNDLGRDAFIERTWQVTRNHHDIIVNQQKKLGNSVDWSRERFTYDEGLSEAVKDVFVTLYERGLMYKGQYLVNWCPRCGTALADDEVEHEDSPGAMYHIFYEYADGSGKIEVATTRPETFFGDTAVAVNPEDERYKSLIGKKLKLPIIEKEIPIIADSYVDKEFGTGMVKITPAHDPNDWDVGKRHNLEVINLLNPNGTLNENVPEKYRGLKPEQARKLVVEDLIQIGAFNGEEKITHSVGHCYRCKAIVEPYLSYQWFVKMKPLAEKALKAWRDGEIVFFPKKWENTYTHWLENIRDWCVSRQIWWGHRIPVWYCDCGETIVSRTTPQKCSKCGCDASHLKQDPDVLDTWFSSWLWPFSTLGWPKDTQDFKRFYPTTALVTAYDIIFFWVSRMIMAGLEFTGEVPFHDIYIHGLVRDKQGRKMSKSLGNGIDPLEIIDQYGADALKFTLTYLCAQGQDILIDSDSFKFGSKFCNKVWNASRYILGNLEGRNLVSVKDEDLSELDCWIFTRLNNATKIVREALDSYRYNDAASAVYEYFWNNFCDWYVEATKLVFWHGSDEAKDRQVSIMLSVLEESLRLLHPFIPFVTEEIYQKLPLNEIVKNRQAAGNQKILSNSAYSSMLITAPYLDFVEERENSKISLRFETLQDLIRNVRGLRNECGVNPADKINLAILVEKGSSAEVCREKVEEICLLAGLSKVEFIEEKPQKAIGTVGSGYEAFILLDENINKEQLLKHFNKDLQKEKADAQKIEFKLNGKFAQHAPQDVVQSERDNLEAIKRKIEKLASYIASLD from the coding sequence ATGAAAGCGATTGAACTTGAAAAGGCTTACAACCCTAAAGATTTTGAAGATAGAATTTACTCTGAATGGAATGAAAAGGGCTATTTTAAGCCAACTAGCGACGAAGATTCTCCTGTTCATTCAAGGAAGATGTTGAATATCAAGTATACGGTCGTTATTCCTCCTCCAAATGTTACTGGCGTTTTGCACATGGGGCACGGTCTTAACAATACTTTGCAAGATGTTGTTGTTCGCTACCACAGGATGAAGGGTGATGATACTCTTTGGGTTCCAGGAACGGATCACGCAGGAATTGCAACTCAAAATGTTGTTGAAAAACAGTTAAAAGCGGAAGGCAAATCCAGAAATGATTTGGGACGCGATGCATTTATTGAACGCACCTGGCAAGTAACACGCAATCACCACGATATCATCGTAAATCAGCAGAAAAAACTTGGAAACTCTGTTGACTGGAGTCGTGAACGCTTTACTTATGACGAAGGACTTTCTGAAGCGGTTAAAGATGTTTTTGTAACCTTGTATGAGCGCGGTCTTATGTACAAGGGGCAGTATCTTGTAAACTGGTGCCCTAGATGCGGAACTGCTCTGGCAGATGATGAAGTTGAACACGAAGATTCGCCTGGTGCTATGTATCATATTTTTTATGAATATGCAGATGGCTCTGGTAAGATTGAAGTTGCAACTACGCGCCCAGAAACTTTTTTTGGTGATACCGCAGTTGCCGTAAATCCAGAAGATGAGAGATACAAATCTTTAATTGGTAAAAAACTGAAGCTTCCTATAATCGAAAAAGAAATTCCTATCATTGCAGATTCTTATGTAGACAAAGAATTTGGAACCGGTATGGTAAAAATTACTCCAGCGCACGACCCTAACGACTGGGATGTAGGAAAACGGCACAACCTTGAAGTTATAAATCTTTTAAATCCTAACGGAACTCTAAACGAAAACGTGCCAGAAAAATATCGTGGACTTAAACCTGAACAAGCTCGAAAACTCGTTGTTGAAGATCTTATTCAGATTGGTGCTTTTAATGGCGAAGAAAAGATAACCCATTCCGTTGGGCATTGCTATCGCTGTAAGGCGATTGTCGAACCGTATCTTTCGTATCAGTGGTTTGTAAAGATGAAGCCTTTGGCAGAAAAAGCGTTAAAGGCTTGGCGAGACGGAGAAATTGTTTTCTTTCCTAAAAAATGGGAAAACACATATACGCACTGGCTTGAAAATATCCGCGACTGGTGTGTTAGCCGCCAAATTTGGTGGGGACACAGAATTCCAGTTTGGTATTGCGATTGTGGCGAAACTATTGTAAGCAGGACGACTCCTCAAAAATGCTCAAAATGTGGCTGCGATGCTTCGCATTTAAAACAAGACCCTGATGTTTTAGACACTTGGTTTTCTTCATGGCTTTGGCCGTTTTCTACTTTAGGCTGGCCAAAAGATACGCAGGATTTTAAGAGATTTTATCCTACAACCGCTTTGGTTACCGCTTACGATATAATATTTTTCTGGGTTTCTAGGATGATAATGGCAGGACTTGAGTTTACAGGCGAAGTTCCGTTCCATGACATTTACATTCACGGTCTGGTGCGCGACAAGCAGGGCAGAAAGATGTCCAAGTCGCTTGGCAACGGTATTGACCCTCTTGAAATTATAGACCAGTACGGTGCAGACGCTCTTAAATTTACTTTGACTTATCTTTGCGCACAAGGACAGGATATTTTAATCGACAGCGATTCTTTTAAATTTGGTTCAAAATTTTGCAACAAGGTTTGGAATGCAAGCCGATATATTCTTGGAAATTTGGAAGGAAGAAATTTGGTCAGCGTAAAGGACGAAGATTTATCTGAACTTGATTGCTGGATTTTTACAAGGTTAAACAATGCAACAAAAATCGTGCGCGAAGCTCTCGATTCCTACAGATATAACGATGCTGCAAGTGCGGTTTATGAATACTTTTGGAACAATTTCTGCGACTGGTATGTTGAAGCGACAAAACTCGTATTCTGGCACGGAAGCGATGAGGCAAAAGACAGACAGGTTTCTATAATGCTTTCTGTATTGGAAGAGTCATTAAGGCTCTTGCATCCTTTTATTCCGTTTGTTACAGAAGAGATTTATCAGAAACTTCCTCTTAACGAGATTGTAAAAAACAGGCAGGCAGCAGGAAATCAAAAAATCCTTTCAAATTCAGCATATTCTTCTATGCTCATAACCGCTCCGTATCTTGATTTTGTTGAAGAAAGGGAAAATTCAAAAATCTCTTTGCGCTTTGAAACTTTGCAGGATTTGATAAGAAATGTGCGTGGTCTTAGAAACGAATGTGGCGTAAATCCTGCGGACAAAATAAATCTTGCAATCTTAGTTGAAAAAGGAAGTTCCGCGGAAGTGTGCCGCGAAAAAGTTGAAGAAATCTGTCTTTTAGCTGGACTTTCTAAGGTTGAATTTATTGAAGAAAAACCACAAAAAGCGATTGGAACAGTTGGCAGTGGCTACGAGGCTTTTATCCTTTTGGATGAAAATATAAACAAGGAACAACTTTTAAAGCACTTTAACAAAGACTTGCAAAAGGAAAAAGCGGATGCTCAAAAAATTGAGTTTAAGTTGAACGGAAAGTTTGCTCAGCATGCACCTCAAGATGTTGTTCAATCAGAACGCGATAATTTAGAAGCGATAAAACGAAAAATAGAAAAACTTGCTTCTTATATTGCATCTTTAGATTAA
- a CDS encoding LPP20 family lipoprotein has protein sequence MKKILMATLSVFALFAFFSCGSKPTAAATQAEKEGIPTWVYEGKKDSTGIYAVGAGKLSNDINSQKMAKAQARLELAQSVEVQVKGITQTLIDDQGADDDRQALAALSENAALTTEAILNGSEQVDMFKANDKTIYVLMYLPKSTFVTELTKKANSFNRTSSAAYTEQKMAEAYEKYFANNSTK, from the coding sequence ATGAAAAAGATTTTAATGGCAACGCTTTCTGTTTTTGCCTTGTTTGCATTTTTTAGTTGCGGTTCAAAACCTACTGCGGCTGCAACTCAGGCAGAAAAAGAGGGAATTCCAACTTGGGTTTACGAAGGAAAAAAAGATTCTACTGGAATATATGCGGTTGGCGCAGGAAAACTTTCTAACGACATCAATTCGCAAAAAATGGCAAAAGCTCAGGCTCGCCTTGAACTTGCACAATCTGTAGAAGTTCAGGTAAAGGGAATTACTCAAACTTTGATTGATGACCAAGGTGCAGACGATGACAGACAGGCACTTGCTGCACTTTCTGAAAATGCGGCTTTAACTACAGAAGCGATTTTGAACGGTTCTGAACAGGTTGATATGTTCAAAGCAAATGATAAGACAATTTATGTTTTGATGTATCTTCCAAAGAGCACTTTTGTAACAGAACTTACAAAAAAAGCAAATTCTTTTAATAGGACTTCTTCTGCAGCTTACACAGAGCAAAAGATGGCAGAAGCTTACGAAAAGTATTTTGCAAACAATTCAACAAAATAA
- a CDS encoding ABC transporter permease, with product MTNQGKYLDRKKLLADPIMVVAIVGIFVFLMLFILYPLAILLTDSVVVEVENEKVIGIGNFIRIFKMTAFRKAISNTLWLGLVSGIGATTIGFLFAYVDSYVNTGSKLVTKLFKIVSILPVVSPPFVLSLSAIFLFGRTGLVTRNILNLNESHLYGWRGIALVQILTFFPVCYLMLKGLLKNVDPSLEEAARNMGASRLKVFTSVTLPLLLPGLGNAFLVSFIESVADFANPMIIGGNFDTLATSIYLQLTGAYDKSGATAMAVVLLFISMGLFIVEKYWLERKSVATLTGKASRVRELMTDRSVRLPLVTICSLIAIFVLIMYALVPLGSLFKLWGRDYSLSLKWYEYVFKNRGYRVFTDSMFLSFIASPITAFLSMMIAYLVVKRKFAGKAIMEFVAMLAMAVPGTVLGVGFIRGFNSGLFHTGLMQGLYGTGTILVIVFIVRSLPIGTRSGIAALRQIDRSIEEAAYDMGADSARVFATVTLPLIKESFISGLVTTFVRSITAISAIILLVTPRYLLITVRINEFAEKGGYGVACAYATILIIITYGAITIMNFLLSRVADNRMSKKEN from the coding sequence ATGACAAATCAGGGAAAATATTTAGATAGAAAAAAACTTTTGGCGGATCCAATAATGGTTGTGGCAATCGTAGGAATTTTTGTGTTCCTGATGTTGTTTATACTTTATCCGCTTGCAATTCTTTTAACCGACAGCGTAGTTGTAGAAGTTGAAAACGAAAAAGTTATTGGAATTGGAAATTTTATAAGAATTTTCAAGATGACGGCTTTTAGAAAGGCGATTTCCAACACGCTTTGGCTTGGACTTGTTTCTGGAATCGGTGCAACAACTATAGGATTTTTGTTTGCATACGTAGATTCTTACGTCAATACGGGCTCAAAACTCGTAACAAAACTCTTTAAAATAGTTTCAATTCTGCCTGTTGTTTCTCCGCCTTTTGTGCTTTCGCTTTCTGCAATTTTTTTGTTTGGAAGAACAGGTTTAGTAACCCGCAACATTTTAAATTTGAATGAAAGCCATCTTTACGGCTGGCGAGGAATTGCACTCGTTCAGATTTTGACCTTTTTTCCTGTCTGCTACCTCATGCTAAAAGGGCTTTTAAAAAATGTTGATCCGTCGCTGGAAGAAGCCGCTCGCAATATGGGCGCAAGCAGATTAAAGGTTTTTACGAGCGTAACTCTGCCGCTTTTGCTTCCGGGGCTTGGAAACGCATTTTTGGTTTCTTTTATTGAATCTGTTGCAGATTTTGCAAATCCTATGATTATAGGTGGAAACTTTGACACCTTAGCCACATCTATCTACCTTCAACTTACAGGTGCTTACGACAAATCTGGAGCAACCGCAATGGCAGTTGTTCTGCTTTTTATCTCGATGGGACTCTTTATTGTAGAAAAATATTGGCTCGAAAGAAAATCCGTTGCAACGCTAACAGGAAAAGCGAGCAGAGTCCGCGAATTGATGACAGACCGCAGCGTAAGGTTGCCACTTGTAACAATTTGTTCATTGATTGCAATTTTTGTTCTTATAATGTACGCGCTTGTTCCGCTTGGCTCTCTTTTTAAACTTTGGGGCAGAGACTACAGCCTTTCTTTAAAATGGTACGAATATGTATTTAAAAACCGTGGATATAGGGTTTTTACGGATTCCATGTTTTTGTCATTTATTGCATCTCCTATAACCGCTTTTCTTTCTATGATGATTGCATATCTTGTTGTAAAGCGAAAATTTGCAGGTAAAGCGATTATGGAATTTGTTGCGATGCTTGCAATGGCAGTTCCTGGAACTGTTTTGGGGGTCGGTTTTATACGCGGTTTTAATTCTGGACTTTTTCATACAGGGCTTATGCAAGGTCTTTATGGAACGGGAACAATTCTCGTAATCGTTTTTATCGTGCGTTCGCTACCGATTGGAACTCGCTCTGGAATTGCAGCGCTAAGGCAAATTGACCGCTCTATAGAAGAAGCCGCCTACGATATGGGGGCAGATTCTGCTAGAGTTTTTGCAACCGTAACATTGCCGCTCATAAAAGAATCTTTTATTTCTGGACTTGTAACAACTTTTGTGCGCTCCATTACTGCGATTTCTGCAATAATTTTATTGGTAACTCCAAGGTATCTTTTAATAACCGTGCGTATAAACGAATTTGCAGAAAAAGGCGGATACGGAGTTGCCTGTGCCTATGCGACAATTTTGATAATAATAACCTATGGTGCAATAACTATTATGAATTTTCTTCTATCGAGAGTTGCTGATAATAGAATGTCAAAAAAAGAAAACTAA